The Cylindrospermopsis curvispora GIHE-G1 genome contains a region encoding:
- the cysW gene encoding sulfate ABC transporter permease subunit CysW, whose product MTTNKSRQKSQYQKQQNWVPSVLIAIAVSYLFLVQYIPALNVFVQAFIKGVGPFWDNLTKTDFLHAAWLTLLLAVIAVPINAVFGLCAAWAIARHKFPGRAIVLSIIDLPFSISPVVAGLMIVLLYGRQGWFGGWLQSHDIQIIFAFPGMVLATCFVSMPFVAREVIPVLEEFGKDQEEAAKTLGANEWQTFWRVTLPSIRWGLLYGLILTNARSMGEFGAVSVVSGNIANTTQSLPLFVEDAYKQYETEAAFSAAVLLALLAVVTLVLKEILERKTRVKDDGEN is encoded by the coding sequence ATGACAACAAATAAATCACGACAAAAATCACAATATCAAAAACAGCAAAATTGGGTACCATCTGTTTTAATTGCCATAGCAGTTAGTTATTTATTTCTGGTACAGTACATTCCAGCTCTTAATGTTTTTGTTCAAGCCTTTATTAAAGGTGTTGGACCTTTCTGGGATAACTTAACCAAAACAGACTTTCTTCATGCGGCCTGGTTAACTCTCTTGTTAGCAGTAATTGCCGTACCTATTAACGCGGTATTTGGTTTATGTGCAGCTTGGGCGATCGCACGGCATAAATTTCCTGGACGTGCAATAGTTTTAAGTATTATTGACCTTCCCTTTTCCATTTCCCCCGTAGTAGCGGGTCTAATGATTGTTTTGCTATACGGGAGACAGGGATGGTTTGGAGGTTGGTTGCAATCCCATGATATTCAAATTATCTTTGCCTTTCCTGGCATGGTTCTAGCGACTTGTTTTGTTAGTATGCCATTTGTTGCTAGAGAAGTGATTCCAGTATTGGAGGAGTTTGGTAAAGATCAGGAAGAAGCAGCAAAAACCCTGGGAGCTAATGAATGGCAAACATTTTGGCGTGTTACACTACCTAGTATTCGCTGGGGTTTACTGTATGGTTTAATCTTAACGAATGCCAGATCCATGGGGGAATTTGGGGCGGTTTCCGTAGTATCTGGAAACATCGCTAATACGACCCAAAGTTTACCTTTGTTTGTAGAAGATGCCTATAAACAGTATGAAACAGAAGCAGCTTTTTCTGCAGCAGTTTTGTTAGCACTTTTAGCAGTTGTTACTTTGGTCTTGAAAGAAATTTTAGAGCGTAAAACTCGTGTTAAGGATGATGGGGAAAACTAA
- the cysT gene encoding sulfate ABC transporter permease subunit CysT: MTLSTPTNVSNSKRPGFARTLLNSATRLSWTWRITIFYLLVMLFLPVLAMFLKAGTEPPTKFWQIATSEIALATYNVTFITSLLAAAVNGVFGTLVAWVLVRYDFPLKRIVDATVDLPFALPTSVAGLTLATVYSDNGWLGSLLAPWGIKVSFTRLGVGVAMVFISLPFVVRTVQPVLQEMEKDVEEAAWSLGASPWQTFMKVILPPLLPTILTGVALGFSRAVGEYGSTVIISSNTPFQDLIAPVLIFQRLEQYDYSGATVIGVVLLLISLVLLVGINLLQAWARRYDNK; the protein is encoded by the coding sequence ATGACCTTATCCACACCCACAAATGTGAGCAACTCCAAAAGACCAGGTTTTGCCAGAACATTGTTAAATAGCGCGACTCGTTTATCTTGGACATGGCGAATTACTATTTTTTACCTGTTAGTCATGTTATTTTTACCCGTTTTGGCTATGTTTCTCAAAGCTGGTACGGAACCACCAACAAAGTTTTGGCAAATTGCTACCAGTGAAATAGCTTTAGCCACATATAATGTGACTTTTATTACTTCTCTTTTAGCGGCGGCGGTTAATGGGGTGTTTGGAACCCTAGTAGCCTGGGTTCTGGTCAGGTATGATTTTCCCTTAAAACGAATTGTGGATGCCACCGTAGATTTACCCTTTGCCTTACCCACTTCAGTAGCTGGTTTAACCTTAGCGACTGTTTACAGTGATAATGGCTGGTTGGGCTCTTTATTGGCACCTTGGGGAATTAAAGTTTCTTTTACTCGGTTAGGTGTAGGTGTAGCAATGGTATTTATATCCTTGCCTTTTGTGGTGCGAACTGTACAACCTGTATTGCAAGAAATGGAAAAGGATGTGGAAGAAGCTGCGTGGAGTTTGGGCGCTTCCCCATGGCAGACATTTATGAAAGTGATTTTGCCACCCCTATTACCGACAATTTTAACCGGAGTGGCTTTAGGTTTTTCCCGTGCTGTGGGTGAATATGGCTCCACAGTGATTATTTCTTCTAACACACCATTTCAAGACTTAATTGCACCAGTATTGATTTTCCAAAGATTGGAACAATATGATTATTCAGGTGCAACAGTAATAGGGGTGGTTTTACTGCTGATTTCCCTGGTTTTATTGGTGGGAATTAATTTATTACAGGCTTGGGCAAGAAGATATGACAACAAATAA
- a CDS encoding sulfate ABC transporter substrate-binding protein: MGWGCRLPINIPRLKSTKSFISPCLMGIFLGLVVGGCGDRGTNSSSKKDVEITLVSFAVTKTAHEAIIPKFVEKWQEEHGQRVIFKQSYGGSGSQTRAVIDGLPADVVHLALGLDTKKIEKAGLIQPDWEKEAPNNAIVSQSVAALVTRGGNPKNINTWADLSREDVKLITADPKTSGVARWNFLTLWNSVIRTGGDEAKAKEFVSQVYKNVPILTKDARESTDAFFKQGQGDALINYENEIILAQENGVKVNYTVPDVNISIDNPIAVVDKNVDKHNNREVVEAFVQFLFTPQAQEEFAKVGFRPVNNRVAKTKPFVDKYPPVKTLSTVKDLGGWDSVQKKFFDDGALFDQIQAQGK, from the coding sequence ATGGGTTGGGGTTGTAGATTGCCCATAAATATACCGCGCCTAAAATCGACCAAGAGTTTTATTTCACCTTGCTTAATGGGTATATTTTTAGGTTTGGTGGTTGGTGGTTGTGGAGATAGGGGAACTAATTCCTCTAGTAAGAAAGATGTGGAAATCACTTTAGTGTCCTTCGCCGTGACAAAGACCGCCCATGAAGCGATTATTCCCAAATTTGTGGAAAAATGGCAAGAAGAGCATGGGCAAAGGGTGATATTTAAACAAAGCTATGGTGGTTCAGGTTCACAAACTCGTGCTGTAATTGATGGTTTACCTGCTGATGTTGTGCACTTAGCTTTGGGTTTGGATACTAAAAAGATTGAAAAAGCAGGTTTAATTCAACCAGATTGGGAAAAAGAGGCTCCAAATAATGCCATAGTTTCCCAATCTGTAGCTGCTTTGGTGACCCGTGGGGGCAATCCTAAAAATATTAATACCTGGGCTGACCTATCCAGAGAAGATGTCAAACTAATTACTGCCGATCCTAAAACATCCGGGGTAGCACGTTGGAACTTCCTGACCCTGTGGAACTCAGTGATTAGAACTGGTGGTGATGAAGCCAAGGCCAAAGAATTTGTTAGCCAGGTATATAAAAATGTTCCTATATTAACAAAAGATGCAAGGGAATCCACGGATGCTTTCTTTAAACAAGGTCAAGGGGATGCTTTAATTAACTATGAAAATGAGATAATTTTGGCACAGGAAAATGGAGTGAAGGTAAATTACACAGTTCCGGATGTGAATATTTCCATTGATAATCCCATTGCGGTTGTAGATAAGAACGTTGATAAACATAATAATAGGGAAGTGGTGGAGGCTTTTGTTCAGTTCTTGTTTACTCCCCAAGCTCAAGAGGAATTTGCCAAAGTTGGTTTTCGTCCGGTAAATAATAGGGTAGCAAAAACTAAACCCTTTGTAGATAAGTATCCCCCCGTTAAGACCTTGAGTACGGTAAAAGACTTAGGTGGTTGGGATAGTGTGCAGAAAAAGTTTTTTGATGATGGTGCCCTATTTGATCAGATTCAAGCGCAGGGCAAATAG
- a CDS encoding sulfate ABC transporter substrate-binding protein gives MFIKNRAVLKTTNTVLAVVLGVSTVVPVLAGSTDKSAHQNKLISQKPKNVEITLVSYAVTKAAYSKIIPEFVAKWKREKGQDVIIKESYGGSGSQTRAVIDGLQADVVALALALDTKRIEKAGLINPGWEKEAPNNSIVTRSVVAIETRAGNPKGINTWTDLIKPGVKIVTANPKTSGGARWNFLALWGSVTRNGGNEKQALDFVQKVFKNVVVLPKDAREASDAFYKKNQGDALLNYENELILAAQQGKADTTYAVPATNISIEGPVTVVDRIVDRRGTREVAEAFVEFLFTPQAQREFAKVGFRPVNSTVAKEVAGKFPRIVKLYTVANLGGWDAVQKKFFDDGAIFDRIQSAR, from the coding sequence ATGTTTATCAAAAATAGAGCGGTTTTAAAAACTACCAATACTGTATTGGCAGTTGTTTTAGGTGTTAGCACCGTAGTACCCGTATTAGCGGGAAGTACGGATAAAAGCGCACATCAAAACAAGCTAATTAGCCAGAAACCCAAAAACGTGGAGATTACCCTAGTAAGTTATGCAGTTACAAAAGCCGCTTACAGTAAAATTATTCCCGAGTTCGTAGCCAAGTGGAAAAGGGAAAAAGGTCAAGATGTAATCATCAAAGAAAGTTATGGTGGTTCCGGTAGTCAAACTCGTGCGGTGATTGATGGATTACAAGCAGATGTAGTAGCATTAGCACTAGCACTGGACACTAAGAGAATAGAAAAAGCAGGTTTAATTAACCCAGGGTGGGAAAAGGAAGCACCTAATAACTCTATAGTTACCCGTTCAGTTGTAGCCATAGAAACACGAGCAGGAAATCCTAAAGGTATTAACACTTGGACAGATCTAATTAAACCAGGAGTAAAAATAGTCACAGCTAATCCCAAAACATCCGGAGGGGCAAGATGGAACTTTTTAGCTTTGTGGGGTTCAGTGACTCGAAATGGAGGTAATGAAAAACAAGCCCTAGACTTTGTGCAGAAGGTGTTCAAAAACGTAGTAGTATTACCCAAAGACGCTAGAGAAGCAAGTGACGCATTTTATAAAAAGAATCAGGGAGATGCACTACTGAATTATGAAAACGAACTAATTTTAGCAGCACAACAGGGTAAAGCAGATACAACCTACGCAGTGCCAGCAACGAATATTTCTATAGAGGGTCCTGTGACTGTAGTGGATCGAATTGTGGATAGGCGGGGTACTCGTGAAGTTGCGGAAGCATTTGTGGAATTTTTATTTACGCCACAAGCACAAAGGGAATTTGCCAAAGTTGGATTTAGACCAGTTAATTCCACAGTAGCCAAAGAGGTAGCCGGTAAATTTCCCAGAATTGTTAAGCTTTATACAGTTGCCAATTTAGGTGGTTGGGATGCAGTGCAGAAGAAATTCTTTGACGATGGTGCCATATTTGATAGAATCCAGTCTGCAAGATAA
- a CDS encoding GuaB3 family IMP dehydrogenase-related protein, which yields MEIKLGRGKKARRAYGIDEIALVPGKRTVDPSLADTRWKIGNIEREIPIIASAMDGVVDVGMAVKLSELGALGVLNLEGIQTRYDDPNPILDKIASVGKEEFVSLMQDLYAEPIKPELIKKRIQEIKQQGAIAAVSATPAGAAKYGEVVSSSGADLFFIQATVVSTDHISPDSITPLDLVEFCRSMPIPVVLGNCVTYEVTLDLMKAGAAAVLVGIGPGAACTSRGVLGVGIPQATAVADCAAAREDFYQETGKYVPIIADGGLITGGDICKCIACGADGVMIGSPFARAVEAPGRGYHWGMATPSPVLPRGTRIRVGTTGTLEQIVKGPAGLDDGTHNLLGALKTSMGTLGAKNLKEMQQVEVIIAPSLLTEGKVYQKAQQLGMGK from the coding sequence GTGGAAATTAAACTTGGGCGGGGAAAAAAGGCTCGCCGAGCCTATGGCATTGATGAAATTGCCCTAGTCCCCGGTAAAAGAACAGTAGATCCCAGTTTGGCGGATACTAGATGGAAAATTGGTAATATCGAAAGAGAAATACCAATTATTGCCAGTGCCATGGACGGGGTGGTTGATGTGGGTATGGCTGTAAAGTTATCTGAGTTGGGAGCTTTAGGGGTTCTCAACCTAGAAGGAATTCAAACTCGCTATGACGATCCAAATCCCATTTTGGATAAGATTGCCTCTGTGGGTAAAGAAGAGTTTGTTTCCCTCATGCAAGATCTCTATGCCGAACCAATCAAGCCCGAACTAATTAAAAAACGTATTCAGGAAATTAAACAACAGGGTGCGATCGCTGCAGTTAGTGCTACACCAGCAGGAGCTGCCAAATATGGTGAAGTGGTATCTAGTAGTGGAGCGGATTTATTTTTTATCCAAGCCACAGTGGTCTCTACTGACCACATTTCACCAGACTCCATTACCCCACTTGATTTAGTGGAGTTTTGCCGTTCTATGCCCATACCGGTGGTGTTGGGTAACTGTGTTACCTACGAAGTCACTTTGGACTTAATGAAAGCTGGTGCTGCGGCCGTCCTAGTAGGGATTGGACCCGGTGCTGCTTGTACATCACGTGGCGTGCTAGGTGTAGGTATTCCCCAAGCCACCGCTGTTGCTGATTGTGCCGCAGCGAGGGAAGATTTTTATCAAGAAACTGGTAAGTATGTTCCCATTATTGCCGATGGAGGTTTAATTACTGGTGGAGACATTTGTAAGTGTATTGCCTGCGGTGCTGACGGAGTGATGATTGGTTCACCCTTTGCTAGAGCAGTAGAAGCGCCAGGTCGGGGTTATCATTGGGGTATGGCAACTCCCAGTCCTGTTCTTCCCCGTGGTACTCGCATTCGCGTTGGTACAACAGGTACCCTGGAACAAATTGTCAAAGGTCCAGCTGGACTAGATGATGGAACTCATAATCTATTAGGGGCTTTAAAAACTAGTATGGGTACCCTAGGAGCTAAAAACCTCAAAGAAATGCAACAGGTAGAGGTTATAATTGCCCCTTCTCTGCTAACAGAGGGTAAGGTTTATCAAAAAGCTCAACAATTGGGTATGGGTAAGTAG
- the trxA gene encoding thioredoxin: protein MSAALQVTDSSFKQEVIDSDIPVLVDFWAPWCGPCRMVAPVVDEIATQYAGKLKVVKINTDENPKVASDYGIRSIPTLIVFKGGEKVGFHVGAVPKSTLSKTIEDILAKKEG, encoded by the coding sequence ATGTCAGCAGCATTACAAGTTACAGACTCTTCTTTCAAGCAAGAAGTTATTGACAGTGATATTCCCGTATTAGTTGATTTTTGGGCCCCATGGTGTGGTCCTTGTCGTATGGTGGCCCCTGTAGTGGACGAAATTGCTACCCAGTATGCAGGAAAACTGAAGGTAGTCAAAATAAATACAGATGAGAACCCAAAAGTTGCAAGTGACTATGGCATTCGCAGTATTCCCACACTGATAGTTTTTAAAGGAGGAGAAAAGGTGGGTTTCCATGTAGGTGCAGTACCTAAATCCACCTTGTCTAAAACCATAGAAGATATACTCGCAAAAAAGGAGGGGTAA
- a CDS encoding D-alanyl-D-alanine carboxypeptidase: MLELLGSGLISIWLDLAGIKIQPVSALETLAGQTSPGFVIAPDPGLVGATTTRQYLQGLISSKLIPPNLVSHQGVWLQSGPILMANHQGTVPLPAASLTKVATSLASFKTLGPNYQFQTLVGITGPIVNQVVNGDLVITGGGDPMFVGEEAIAIGNTLNKMGIRQIKGNLVISGKFAMNFSSNPNVAGQILKQALSHKTWNRNLTYQHSIMPKGTLKPQLVINGAIKVAPPSRHNQLLPQTLLIRHLSLPLRQIIKEMNVYSNNEIAEMLSQHIGGANVVRSISSQLAMVPQSEIQLINGSGLGRENRISPRAVAAMFMALQREAMASNLTLADLFPTSGLDNRGTMQHRNMPNATIMKTGTLSDVSALAGVLPTRDRGLVWFTIINRGNQVSSFRAEQDKLLQQLAKQLATYNIFPKTLTPHSENNSVLSLGSPNRNEVMYKVDYPCQNRTLRKLC, translated from the coding sequence ATGCTGGAATTATTGGGTTCAGGTTTAATTTCTATTTGGCTGGACTTAGCGGGAATTAAAATTCAACCTGTCAGTGCTTTAGAAACATTAGCAGGACAAACCAGTCCGGGCTTTGTGATTGCCCCAGATCCCGGTCTGGTGGGAGCTACGACCACAAGGCAATATCTTCAAGGGTTAATATCTTCTAAGTTGATCCCGCCCAATTTAGTCAGTCATCAGGGAGTTTGGCTACAATCAGGTCCCATATTAATGGCCAATCACCAAGGTACCGTACCCCTACCTGCTGCATCCCTAACTAAAGTAGCTACTTCTTTGGCGAGCTTTAAAACCTTGGGTCCCAATTATCAGTTTCAAACACTAGTTGGTATTACTGGTCCCATAGTTAATCAGGTAGTCAATGGTGACCTAGTTATTACTGGTGGTGGCGATCCTATGTTTGTGGGGGAAGAAGCTATTGCTATTGGTAATACTCTAAATAAAATGGGTATTCGACAGATAAAGGGTAATTTGGTTATTAGTGGCAAGTTTGCTATGAATTTCTCTAGTAACCCCAATGTAGCAGGTCAAATCTTGAAACAAGCCCTCAGTCACAAAACTTGGAACCGTAATTTAACTTACCAGCATTCTATTATGCCCAAGGGAACATTGAAACCCCAACTGGTAATTAATGGTGCCATAAAGGTCGCCCCACCATCTCGCCACAATCAACTACTACCTCAAACTTTATTAATACGTCATCTTTCTTTACCACTACGTCAAATCATTAAAGAGATGAATGTGTATAGTAATAATGAAATTGCTGAAATGTTATCACAGCATATAGGTGGTGCAAATGTGGTTAGATCTATCTCATCTCAATTGGCTATGGTTCCTCAGTCGGAAATTCAATTAATTAATGGTTCTGGACTAGGAAGAGAAAATCGCATTTCTCCCAGAGCAGTTGCTGCTATGTTTATGGCACTTCAACGAGAAGCAATGGCGAGTAATTTGACCTTAGCTGATTTGTTTCCTACCTCTGGATTAGATAATCGCGGAACAATGCAGCATCGGAATATGCCCAATGCTACTATCATGAAAACTGGTACTCTTAGTGATGTTAGTGCATTGGCTGGAGTGCTGCCTACACGCGATCGCGGTTTAGTGTGGTTTACAATTATCAATCGTGGTAATCAAGTTTCTAGTTTTCGAGCTGAACAGGACAAGCTTTTACAACAATTGGCTAAACAGTTGGCAACATATAATATTTTTCCCAAGACCCTTACCCCTCATTCGGAGAATAACTCTGTACTATCATTGGGCTCACCCAATCGCAATGAAGTCATGTATAAAGTTGACTACCCCTGTCAAAATAGAACCCTACGAAAATTGTGTTAA
- the lysS gene encoding lysine--tRNA ligase: MFWADKIAADAQGYQVVNDSKTPSGRVHVGSLRGVVIHDVIYRALKHAGKPVKFTYGVDDYDALDTVPKYLDREKFKPYLGFPLCNVPSPGEGAPDYANYFIGEFFEIFEYLGIQPETYFLRDLYRSGKLNSHINIFLKNAHLVRQVYKQVSKADRQENWYPFQVICENCGKIATTVVTDYNGSEVFYTCQPDSTNYVQGCGHSGWVSPLNGNGKLPWKVEWVAKWDVLGVTIEMAGKDHSQKGGSRDVANAICRQVLEKQPPFHSPYEFILVNGTKMSSSKGVGSSAREIANLLPPELLRFLMLRTQPRTVINFAPNYETITRLFRDYDTLISKYKVNPELTEELMSLFYAQLGDEVKVFQPFDYSTLISLLQIPRLNIQDEVVQRSANSLTEYDQFIVNQRIASAQRWLEDYADQEEKLVLYLEQVPEKARGLSSEQVTYIQKLAENLECATPWEAESLQTVIFSTTKQLNIPPADAFKALYLGFLNKEKGPKAGGLFSYLEKSFVISRLQEITALYY, from the coding sequence ATGTTTTGGGCTGATAAAATCGCTGCTGATGCACAAGGTTACCAGGTAGTTAATGATTCTAAGACCCCTTCGGGAAGGGTTCACGTCGGATCATTGCGGGGTGTAGTTATCCATGACGTTATTTACCGTGCCTTGAAACATGCAGGCAAGCCTGTAAAATTCACCTATGGTGTGGATGACTATGACGCTTTAGATACGGTTCCCAAATATTTAGACCGGGAAAAATTTAAACCTTATTTGGGTTTTCCCTTGTGTAATGTCCCTTCTCCTGGGGAAGGTGCGCCAGACTATGCTAATTATTTCATTGGTGAGTTTTTTGAGATTTTTGAGTATTTAGGAATCCAACCAGAGACCTATTTCCTACGTGATTTATATCGTTCTGGTAAACTTAATTCCCATATCAACATCTTTTTAAAAAACGCTCACCTGGTTAGGCAAGTATATAAACAGGTAAGTAAGGCAGATCGTCAGGAAAACTGGTATCCTTTTCAGGTGATTTGTGAAAATTGTGGGAAGATAGCTACCACTGTGGTCACAGATTATAACGGTTCCGAGGTTTTTTACACTTGTCAACCGGACTCCACTAATTATGTTCAAGGTTGTGGTCATTCTGGTTGGGTGTCTCCCCTGAATGGTAATGGCAAATTACCTTGGAAGGTTGAATGGGTAGCCAAGTGGGACGTTTTGGGTGTAACTATTGAAATGGCCGGTAAGGACCACTCTCAAAAAGGCGGTTCTAGGGATGTGGCTAATGCCATTTGTCGTCAAGTTTTGGAGAAACAACCTCCCTTTCATTCACCTTATGAATTTATTCTTGTCAATGGCACAAAAATGAGTTCTTCCAAGGGTGTGGGTTCTAGTGCTAGGGAAATTGCTAATTTATTACCACCTGAGTTATTAAGGTTTTTAATGTTAAGAACTCAGCCAAGAACAGTAATTAATTTTGCCCCCAATTATGAAACTATTACTCGACTGTTTCGGGATTATGATACTTTAATTAGCAAGTATAAGGTTAATCCTGAATTAACTGAAGAGTTAATGTCTTTGTTTTATGCTCAGTTGGGTGATGAGGTCAAGGTTTTTCAGCCTTTTGATTACAGCACATTAATTTCTTTGTTGCAAATTCCTCGGTTAAATATTCAAGATGAAGTTGTGCAACGTAGTGCTAATTCTTTAACTGAGTATGACCAATTTATTGTCAATCAAAGAATTGCTTCAGCCCAAAGATGGTTAGAAGACTATGCAGATCAGGAAGAAAAGTTAGTTTTGTATTTGGAACAAGTGCCAGAAAAAGCCCGTGGGTTGAGTTCAGAACAGGTAACTTATATTCAAAAGTTAGCTGAAAATCTGGAATGTGCTACCCCTTGGGAAGCAGAATCGTTACAAACGGTGATTTTCTCTACCACTAAACAGTTAAACATCCCTCCAGCGGATGCTTTTAAAGCCTTATATCTAGGATTTTTAAACAAGGAAAAAGGACCTAAAGCGGGTGGTTTATTCTCTTATTTGGAAAAATCTTTTGTTATTTCCAGATTGCAAGAAATCACCGCATTGTACTACTAG
- a CDS encoding DUF29 domain-containing protein — MSNSSNIKSLHEENYQLWLESTIDNLKRGNFDHIDIDNLIEEISEMGGSLKDALENNLILILAHLLKWQYQPQRRSGSWKASIKEHRRRINKSIQKHPYLKKYYEKIFSESYLPAVDWTMEETGLSPETFPSQCPFTPEQVLNNQFLPGD; from the coding sequence ATGAGCAATAGTTCAAATATAAAATCTCTCCATGAAGAGAACTATCAACTGTGGTTAGAATCAACCATTGACAATTTAAAACGGGGCAATTTTGACCATATAGATATTGACAACCTAATAGAAGAGATTTCCGAAATGGGGGGTAGTTTAAAAGATGCCTTAGAAAACAATTTAATTTTGATTTTAGCCCATTTACTCAAGTGGCAATATCAACCCCAAAGGCGGTCTGGTAGTTGGAAAGCTAGTATTAAAGAACATCGACGCCGAATTAATAAATCCATCCAAAAACACCCCTATTTAAAAAAATATTACGAGAAGATTTTTTCAGAATCCTACCTCCCCGCTGTAGATTGGACCATGGAAGAAACAGGATTATCACCGGAAACTTTCCCATCCCAGTGTCCTTTTACCCCTGAACAGGTGTTAAATAACCAATTTTTACCCGGAGACTAA
- a CDS encoding TlyA family RNA methyltransferase, which yields MKERLDILLLKLELCGSRQQAQRLIQAGEVMVNQQTIDKPGTEIDISAEIQIKERPPFVSRGGEKLAKAIKLFEISVRERICLDGGISTGGFTDCLLQNGAKQIYGIDVGYGQVDWKIRNDGRVILKERTNLRELQPEQLYLGLDSFADLAVVDVSFISLTKVLPAVWRLTQAPKEAVLLVKPQFEVGKDRVGKKGVVRDAKDQAQAIFQVLQTALQLGWHYRGLTFSPITGPAGNIEYLLWLSMIGEVSQPELITIEDLTKKAVKELTTK from the coding sequence ATGAAAGAAAGACTAGACATATTATTACTAAAACTAGAACTATGTGGTTCCCGTCAGCAGGCCCAGAGACTAATTCAAGCTGGGGAAGTAATGGTTAATCAACAAACAATAGATAAACCAGGAACAGAAATAGACATAAGTGCGGAAATTCAAATTAAAGAACGTCCTCCCTTTGTTTCCCGAGGGGGTGAAAAACTGGCCAAAGCAATAAAACTGTTTGAAATTTCCGTTAGGGAGCGCATTTGCTTAGACGGGGGAATTTCCACCGGAGGTTTTACCGATTGTTTATTACAAAATGGTGCCAAACAGATTTATGGTATTGATGTTGGTTATGGACAGGTTGACTGGAAAATCAGAAATGATGGTAGGGTGATTTTAAAAGAAAGAACAAATTTACGAGAATTACAACCAGAACAATTATATCTGGGGTTAGATAGCTTTGCTGATCTAGCAGTTGTGGACGTTTCTTTTATTTCTCTTACCAAAGTTCTACCTGCAGTTTGGCGTTTAACTCAAGCACCAAAAGAGGCGGTGTTATTAGTCAAACCACAGTTTGAAGTCGGCAAAGATCGTGTAGGTAAAAAAGGGGTAGTGAGGGATGCCAAAGATCAGGCCCAGGCGATTTTCCAGGTTTTGCAGACTGCTTTACAACTGGGATGGCATTATAGGGGATTGACCTTTTCTCCCATTACAGGACCTGCGGGGAATATTGAATATCTTTTATGGTTGAGCATGATAGGTGAAGTCTCCCAACCAGAGTTAATAACCATCGAGGATCTAACTAAAAAAGCAGTAAAGGAGTTAACCACTAAATGA